A region of Paenibacillus thiaminolyticus DNA encodes the following proteins:
- a CDS encoding ABC transporter substrate-binding protein produces the protein MKQGNKKWFMLLSLTLAVAMLLSACGGGEGDNGSGPVTITYYTIDSPDRTYVEKLIPDFESKHPNIKVKVEKAPYEQFDSKLQANIAAKNAPDVTSHFGYGGFAEYFNKDLLADLTAIMKEDNFNPADYGIKEELMDIYKVQDKTYGIPFSNYVTILLYNKDLFDKAGVPYPPSDYEDPSWTFDKMVELAEKLTIRDDDIEKAQYGVDFNWGELDMRPAYFGAIVYSDDTWTNGGKPSETHFDSPEAIAAYKKWIGLIWDKQVSPSPAWSKSVAGQFGDPFLSGKIGMSVGGSWNLASQDQYNFKVGVAAVPFGGNEKERSVLYVDPLFVLKDSKHPKEAYEFIKYMISKDVQEKSIELSGGTPPINEQAKEKYYNNFEGVDPQVIKNVYDGANKYGVESFNHLVANYSQINELFINEFAAAQNNTRSVEEVMPEIQKKLDKLLERVNR, from the coding sequence ATGAAGCAAGGCAACAAAAAGTGGTTCATGCTGCTGAGCCTGACCCTCGCTGTCGCGATGCTCTTGTCCGCTTGCGGCGGGGGAGAAGGGGACAACGGCTCGGGACCGGTGACGATTACGTATTATACGATCGACTCTCCGGACCGGACGTATGTCGAGAAGCTGATTCCGGACTTCGAAAGCAAGCATCCGAATATTAAAGTCAAAGTAGAAAAAGCGCCTTATGAGCAATTTGATTCCAAATTGCAGGCGAATATCGCGGCGAAAAACGCGCCCGACGTGACGTCTCACTTCGGCTACGGCGGCTTCGCCGAGTATTTTAATAAGGATTTGCTGGCCGATTTGACCGCAATTATGAAGGAAGACAACTTCAACCCGGCCGATTACGGCATCAAAGAAGAGCTGATGGACATTTATAAAGTGCAGGACAAAACATACGGCATTCCGTTCAGCAACTATGTAACGATACTGCTCTATAATAAAGACTTGTTCGATAAAGCAGGCGTGCCGTATCCTCCTTCGGACTATGAGGATCCGAGCTGGACGTTCGATAAAATGGTCGAGCTGGCCGAAAAGCTAACCATTCGCGACGATGATATCGAGAAAGCGCAGTATGGCGTCGATTTCAACTGGGGCGAGCTGGATATGAGACCGGCCTACTTCGGGGCCATAGTCTATTCCGATGACACGTGGACGAACGGCGGCAAGCCAAGCGAGACGCATTTCGATTCGCCGGAAGCGATTGCCGCATATAAGAAATGGATTGGACTCATCTGGGATAAGCAGGTCTCTCCATCTCCGGCCTGGTCCAAGTCCGTGGCAGGACAATTCGGCGATCCGTTCCTGTCCGGCAAAATCGGCATGTCGGTGGGCGGCTCCTGGAATTTGGCGAGTCAGGATCAATACAACTTCAAGGTCGGAGTCGCTGCCGTTCCGTTCGGCGGCAATGAGAAGGAACGAAGCGTACTGTATGTTGACCCGCTGTTCGTACTGAAAGATTCCAAGCATCCGAAGGAAGCCTATGAATTCATTAAATATATGATCTCCAAGGATGTGCAGGAAAAATCGATCGAATTGAGCGGCGGCACGCCTCCGATCAATGAGCAGGCGAAAGAAAAATACTACAATAACTTCGAAGGCGTAGATCCGCAAGTTATTAAAAACGTATATGACGGAGCCAACAAATACGGCGTAGAATCGTTCAACCATTTGGTCGCGAACTACTCGCAAATCAATGAATTGTTCATTAATGAGTTCGCCGCCGCCCAGAACAATACCAGGAGTGTTGAAGAAGTGATGCCAGAGATTCAGAAAAAATTAGATAAGCTGTTGGAACGGGTAAATCGATAA
- a CDS encoding carbohydrate ABC transporter permease, which yields MKLSESKRDNMYFYLFISPWLIGFIVFALYPILASLYYSFTDYDIISSPHFIGLDNYKELFEDELFYKSIAVTLKYTLISVPLGLFLSLIFAMLINMKIPARGFFRTAMYFPSMVSGVSMSLLWFWIFNPEVGVFNYILSWFGVKGPAWFLDENFAIWALIIMTFWGVGAGMIIFLAGLQGVPSSLLEAAKLDGAGRWTTFWNVTFPMISPVFLFQLIMSVIESFQVFTQAYVMTQGGPNYSTRFYVYNVYVSAFKDFRLGYASAMAWLLLLAILIITVIIMQSSNRFVYYEGGRE from the coding sequence ATGAAGCTATCTGAGTCCAAGCGCGACAATATGTATTTTTACTTATTTATTTCGCCGTGGCTGATTGGATTTATCGTTTTTGCGCTATACCCGATTCTGGCATCACTGTATTACAGCTTCACCGATTATGACATTATCAGCAGTCCGCATTTTATCGGTCTCGATAATTACAAAGAACTGTTCGAGGATGAATTGTTCTATAAATCGATTGCCGTCACGCTGAAGTACACCTTGATTAGCGTTCCGTTAGGGCTATTTTTATCGTTGATTTTCGCGATGCTGATTAATATGAAGATCCCGGCGCGCGGATTTTTCCGCACTGCGATGTATTTCCCGAGCATGGTCTCCGGCGTGTCGATGTCGCTGCTCTGGTTCTGGATTTTCAATCCGGAGGTTGGTGTGTTCAACTATATTCTGTCCTGGTTCGGGGTGAAAGGACCGGCATGGTTCCTCGATGAGAACTTTGCCATCTGGGCGTTAATCATTATGACGTTCTGGGGCGTAGGCGCGGGGATGATCATATTCCTGGCCGGCTTGCAGGGCGTTCCGAGCAGCCTGCTGGAAGCGGCGAAGCTGGATGGCGCAGGCCGCTGGACAACGTTCTGGAATGTTACGTTCCCGATGATTTCACCGGTATTTTTATTCCAGTTGATTATGTCGGTCATTGAATCGTTCCAGGTCTTTACCCAAGCTTATGTTATGACCCAAGGCGGCCCGAATTATTCCACCCGGTTCTATGTCTATAACGTCTATGTAAGCGCGTTCAAAGACTTCCGGCTCGGATATGCGTCGGCGATGGCCTGGCTGCTGCTGCTTGCGATTCTCATCATTACGGTCATCATTATGCAATCATCGAACCGGTTTGTCTACTATGAAGGAGGGCGGGAGTAA
- a CDS encoding glycoside hydrolase family 3 protein, with protein sequence MDSGGIGDVTQKKTTVARQEETIAYVHNKQGPTLGYSKASGVSILEQDGFYFKDLNRSGTLDKYEDWRLPAEERAKDLASKMSIEQIAGLMLYSRHQAIPAASGGWFASTYDGKPYEESGAKPWDLTDEQIKFLTEDHVRHILVTSVESPETAARWSNAVQAFAEGTGLGIPANNSSDPRHSSDSSSEFNAGAGGAISMWPEPLGLAAAFDPELVRRFGEIAAKEYRALGIATALSPQIDIATDPRWFRFNGTFGEDSRLATDMGRAYIDGFQSSADDAEIADGWGYDSVNAMVKHWPGGGSGEGGRDAHYACGKYAVYPGNNFEEHLKPFTEGAFRLDGPTKMASAVMPYYTISTDQDTVNGENVGNSYNTYLIRDLLRGQYGYDGVVCTDWLITADESGGKDSFLSGKPWGVEELSVAERHYKLMMAGVDQFGGNNEVQPVLEAYRMGVAELGEEAMRKRFEQSAVRLLANMFRLGLFENPYLDAEASARVVGNPNYMQAGYEAQLKSIVMLKNKSGVLPLKPGSTVYIPQRYTPPGKDWFGNPTPETLEYPLNLEIAANYFKVTDNPDEADFALVCMRSPKSGTGFSQEDADNGGNGYVPISLQYKPYTAVQARKQSLARDVREGDAQNRSYYGKTVTTHNEADLDALLDTAERMKGKPVIVSLLLSTPAVVAEFETAADGILAHFGVQDQAILDVLTGASVPSGLLPMQMPANMETVEAQLEDAAHDMECHADSENHRYDFGFGLNWSGVIQDSRTEKYKKDRSE encoded by the coding sequence ATGGATAGCGGAGGGATTGGAGACGTGACACAGAAAAAGACAACGGTCGCACGGCAAGAAGAAACCATTGCGTATGTACACAATAAGCAAGGGCCGACGCTCGGATATTCCAAGGCGTCAGGCGTCTCGATATTGGAGCAGGACGGATTCTATTTCAAGGATTTGAATCGGAGTGGAACCCTGGATAAATACGAAGATTGGCGGCTGCCCGCGGAGGAGCGGGCGAAGGACCTCGCTTCCAAGATGTCGATTGAGCAAATCGCGGGCTTGATGCTGTACAGCCGGCATCAAGCCATTCCGGCGGCAAGCGGCGGCTGGTTCGCGAGCACCTATGACGGCAAACCCTATGAAGAGAGCGGCGCGAAGCCGTGGGATCTGACGGATGAGCAGATCAAGTTCCTGACGGAGGATCATGTGCGGCATATTCTGGTCACCTCGGTGGAGAGCCCCGAGACGGCGGCCCGATGGAGCAATGCGGTGCAGGCCTTCGCGGAAGGCACGGGCTTGGGCATTCCGGCCAACAATAGCTCCGACCCGCGGCACAGCTCTGATTCCAGCTCCGAGTTCAATGCCGGGGCAGGAGGCGCCATCTCGATGTGGCCCGAGCCGCTTGGCCTGGCGGCTGCCTTCGACCCGGAGCTGGTGCGCCGGTTCGGCGAGATCGCGGCCAAGGAATACCGGGCGCTTGGCATCGCCACGGCCTTGTCGCCGCAGATTGATATCGCGACCGACCCGCGCTGGTTCCGGTTCAACGGTACCTTCGGCGAAGACTCGCGTCTGGCGACGGATATGGGGCGCGCCTATATCGACGGCTTCCAGAGCTCGGCGGACGACGCCGAGATCGCGGACGGCTGGGGATATGACAGCGTCAATGCGATGGTGAAGCACTGGCCGGGAGGCGGCTCTGGCGAAGGCGGACGGGATGCGCATTATGCGTGCGGGAAATACGCGGTCTACCCGGGGAACAACTTCGAGGAGCATCTGAAGCCGTTCACGGAGGGAGCCTTCCGGCTTGACGGACCTACGAAGATGGCCTCCGCGGTCATGCCGTACTACACGATATCCACCGATCAGGATACCGTTAACGGGGAGAATGTCGGCAATTCATATAACACCTATCTCATCCGTGATCTGCTGCGGGGGCAATACGGGTATGATGGCGTCGTCTGCACGGACTGGCTGATTACCGCCGATGAATCGGGCGGCAAGGACAGCTTCCTGTCGGGTAAGCCGTGGGGCGTCGAGGAGTTGTCCGTCGCCGAGCGGCATTACAAGCTTATGATGGCCGGCGTCGATCAATTCGGCGGCAACAACGAGGTCCAACCCGTGCTGGAAGCATACCGCATGGGCGTGGCGGAGCTTGGCGAGGAGGCCATGCGGAAGCGGTTCGAGCAGTCTGCGGTGCGGCTGCTGGCCAATATGTTCCGTCTCGGTCTCTTCGAGAACCCGTATCTGGACGCCGAGGCGAGCGCGCGGGTTGTCGGGAACCCCAACTACATGCAGGCCGGTTATGAAGCGCAGCTCAAGTCGATCGTGATGCTCAAGAACAAGAGCGGAGTCCTGCCGCTCAAGCCTGGCAGCACGGTCTATATTCCGCAGCGGTACACGCCGCCAGGGAAGGATTGGTTCGGCAATCCGACGCCGGAGACGCTCGAATATCCCCTTAATCTGGAGATTGCCGCAAATTATTTCAAGGTGACGGATAATCCGGATGAGGCCGATTTCGCGCTCGTCTGCATGCGCAGTCCGAAGTCGGGGACGGGATTTAGCCAGGAAGATGCGGACAATGGCGGGAACGGGTATGTGCCGATCAGCTTGCAGTATAAGCCCTATACGGCAGTGCAGGCGCGCAAGCAGAGCCTGGCCAGGGATGTCCGGGAAGGAGATGCGCAGAACCGTTCCTACTACGGCAAAACGGTGACGACCCATAACGAAGCTGATCTGGACGCCCTGCTGGATACGGCGGAGCGGATGAAGGGCAAGCCGGTCATCGTCTCCCTCTTGCTGTCCACCCCGGCAGTCGTCGCTGAATTCGAGACTGCGGCAGACGGAATCCTCGCTCACTTCGGCGTCCAAGATCAGGCCATCCTCGATGTGCTGACCGGAGCCTCGGTGCCATCCGGACTTTTGCCGATGCAGATGCCCGCCAATATGGAGACCGTGGAAGCGCAGCTGGAGGATGCCGCTCATGACATGGAGTGTCATGCCGATTCGGAGAACCATCGGTATGATTTCGGGTTCGGGCTCAATTGGAGCGGCGTGATACAGGACAGCCGGACAGAGAAATACAAAAAAGATCGCAGTGAATGA
- a CDS encoding Mur ligase family protein translates to MDIKIAAAKGVLFSGLGNSFSLDRTRRKFAILNADDEASAYFRDLTSAQVITYGIHKDADVRAAEIQLTSRGTTFMLHSFAGTMAMELKLVGMFNVYNALAANGTALAERITLEMIRQGLADLTSVPGRMEVIDEGQDFLVLADYAHTPDGLDKALSAVREFAEGKIITVFGCGGDRDRSKRPLMGQLAAKYNDVVIVTSDNPRSEDPVSILKDIEKGMHENGAREASYVLIEDRRQAIVREIGIAGPGDIVFIAGKGHETYQLINEQTLHFDDRDEAREAIRQKMLAERKRQ, encoded by the coding sequence ATGGATATCAAGATTGCCGCGGCTAAGGGAGTGCTCTTCTCGGGGCTGGGGAATTCGTTCTCACTGGATCGCACTCGGCGGAAATTCGCCATTCTGAACGCAGATGACGAGGCGTCGGCCTATTTCCGCGACCTGACGTCAGCACAGGTGATTACATATGGAATTCATAAGGATGCCGATGTGAGAGCGGCAGAGATTCAATTGACTTCGCGAGGAACAACCTTCATGCTGCATTCCTTCGCAGGAACGATGGCGATGGAATTGAAGTTGGTCGGCATGTTCAATGTATACAACGCGCTCGCTGCGAACGGCACGGCACTTGCGGAGCGCATTACGCTTGAGATGATCCGGCAAGGACTGGCAGACTTGACGAGTGTGCCCGGCCGGATGGAGGTCATTGACGAAGGACAGGATTTTCTTGTGCTGGCCGATTACGCCCACACACCGGACGGCTTAGATAAGGCACTCAGCGCTGTGCGCGAATTCGCGGAAGGCAAGATCATCACCGTGTTCGGCTGCGGCGGGGACCGAGATCGGAGCAAACGGCCGCTTATGGGCCAATTGGCCGCAAAATACAATGATGTAGTCATCGTCACTTCCGATAATCCTCGCAGTGAAGATCCGGTAAGCATCCTGAAAGATATCGAGAAGGGCATGCATGAAAACGGAGCCCGCGAAGCATCGTATGTCCTCATTGAAGATCGAAGGCAAGCGATTGTCCGGGAGATTGGGATAGCCGGCCCAGGCGATATCGTGTTCATTGCGGGCAAAGGTCATGAAACCTATCAATTGATCAACGAGCAGACGCTGCATTTTGATGACCGGGATGAGGCGAGGGAAGCGATCCGGCAAAAAATGCTGGCCGAGCGGAAGAGGCAGTGA
- a CDS encoding VOC family protein produces the protein MIQGLFETHIHVTNLERSAEFYENTLGLEFAYHDNRRVRFYWIGERGKAMLGIWEKEPAQVIRQHFAFHTTIDHMKHAVPFLQERGLPVRNFLNDGTERPFVFAWMPAVSIYFADPDGHSLEFLSMLPDKPQPELSVVSWEEWELAHGRQVDW, from the coding sequence TTGATACAAGGTTTGTTCGAGACACATATCCATGTGACCAATCTGGAACGATCAGCCGAATTTTACGAGAACACGCTTGGTCTGGAATTTGCCTATCACGACAATCGGCGAGTAAGATTCTATTGGATTGGTGAGAGAGGAAAAGCAATGCTCGGCATATGGGAAAAAGAACCGGCTCAAGTCATTCGGCAGCACTTTGCCTTTCACACGACGATCGATCATATGAAGCATGCAGTTCCGTTTTTACAAGAACGCGGACTTCCTGTGCGGAACTTCTTGAATGATGGCACGGAACGCCCCTTTGTCTTTGCATGGATGCCAGCCGTATCGATCTACTTTGCCGACCCCGACGGACATTCTCTCGAATTTCTCTCCATGCTGCCCGATAAGCCGCAGCCAGAATTAAGCGTAGTGTCCTGGGAAGAATGGGAACTGGCGCACGGCCGGCAGGTAGACTGGTAA
- a CDS encoding H-type small acid-soluble spore protein, giving the protein MNTQRAIEISASPVMVDVTYQGEPVYIQHVNEEDGIARIYPLSHPEEERDVPVNMLSER; this is encoded by the coding sequence ATGAATACGCAAAGAGCGATCGAAATCTCAGCATCGCCGGTTATGGTAGACGTGACTTACCAAGGGGAGCCCGTATACATTCAACATGTGAATGAAGAGGACGGCATCGCAAGAATTTACCCTCTTAGCCATCCGGAAGAGGAACGGGACGTTCCGGTTAACATGCTTAGCGAACGGTGA
- a CDS encoding MFS transporter — translation MAEPMIKGQVRTPLGRLTFGIIFGYGCMMLGLMTPAILLLTFKMIEVDPNGYTASYGLVAGVGAFFALIGNPLGGAISDRTNISFGRRRTWIFLGPLVGCAALLWVGMATEIWQILIGWAIAQLFFNFGMAAYTALIPDQVMEERQGTISGMVGLVLPAAVCIGMVLMMLMNSASSDMKWMVIAIIGIAGPVVSLFVIRDGKVEIVKTGQQKLSVGEKISKIYPSPRKFPEFTWALVSKFLLMMGYCSTLYLTVMLVNRMGYTESQATNSVGTLNIVCLLASAVTSILGGILSDKFKKQKPFLYGSAFIMVLGILLFGFVPQYTAFIVASAIIGLGFGCFSAVDMALVARILPRKEDAAKDFGLMNVANALPQSIVPAIAPLLLGIGGWTFFYIVLALCVVLGMVAVKPLPEIGQKNKDISLPRTGGLSHE, via the coding sequence ATGGCTGAACCAATGATAAAAGGGCAAGTCCGAACTCCGCTGGGCCGGTTGACGTTCGGCATCATCTTCGGTTATGGCTGCATGATGCTCGGGCTCATGACTCCGGCAATACTGCTGCTCACCTTCAAAATGATTGAGGTCGATCCGAATGGCTACACCGCTTCGTACGGCTTAGTCGCCGGCGTCGGCGCATTTTTCGCCCTGATCGGGAACCCGCTCGGGGGCGCGATCAGCGACCGGACGAACATCTCTTTCGGACGAAGACGGACATGGATATTCCTCGGCCCGCTGGTTGGATGCGCTGCGCTGCTGTGGGTGGGGATGGCCACGGAAATATGGCAAATCCTGATCGGCTGGGCGATTGCGCAGCTGTTCTTCAACTTCGGCATGGCGGCTTATACGGCGCTTATCCCGGATCAGGTCATGGAGGAGAGACAGGGAACGATATCCGGTATGGTCGGGCTCGTCTTGCCGGCGGCCGTATGCATCGGTATGGTGCTGATGATGCTGATGAACTCCGCCTCCTCGGACATGAAATGGATGGTGATTGCGATCATCGGCATCGCGGGTCCGGTTGTCAGTTTATTTGTGATTCGCGACGGCAAGGTAGAGATTGTGAAGACCGGGCAGCAGAAGCTGTCGGTCGGCGAGAAAATCAGCAAAATCTATCCGAGCCCAAGAAAGTTCCCGGAATTCACCTGGGCACTCGTCTCGAAGTTCCTGCTGATGATGGGATATTGCAGCACGCTGTACTTGACGGTCATGCTGGTGAACCGGATGGGCTATACAGAGAGTCAAGCGACGAATAGCGTCGGCACCCTTAACATTGTTTGCTTGCTTGCGTCGGCGGTAACGAGTATTTTAGGCGGCATCCTGTCCGACAAATTCAAGAAGCAGAAGCCATTCTTATATGGTTCGGCGTTCATTATGGTGCTGGGTATCTTGCTGTTTGGCTTTGTGCCTCAATATACGGCATTTATTGTAGCGTCCGCCATCATCGGCTTGGGCTTCGGCTGCTTCAGCGCTGTCGATATGGCATTGGTGGCCCGGATTCTTCCGCGGAAGGAGGATGCCGCCAAAGACTTCGGCCTGATGAACGTCGCCAATGCGCTGCCGCAATCGATCGTGCCGGCGATCGCTCCGCTGCTGCTCGGCATCGGCGGCTGGACGTTCTTCTATATCGTGTTGGCGCTCTGCGTCGTGCTGGGCATGGTGGCCGTCAAGCCTTTGCCGGAAATCGGACAGAAGAACAAAGACATTTCATTACCGCGAACGGGAGGATTATCGCATGAGTAG
- a CDS encoding carbohydrate ABC transporter permease → MSGSAMDTNPKLSGDRKKRMTPGQMFAFLLLIAITVTMLFPLVFMVSTALKTSKEMLQFPPTIIPQTFAWDNFKTLFTDNEIKFGILYKNSLIIAAFSVFGTVLSSSLVAYGFSRFRARGKKLMFMLMISTMMLPYPAVMIPQFLLFSKLGWMNTFLPLTVPTFFGSAYQIFLLRQFFMSLPNELYDSGKIDGCGEFRMFWNIALPLSGPALATVAIFTFIWTWNDLLGPVLYLSSQDKFTLPVGLAAMMSSKFRIAPYNLLMCASIMTTLPVVAIFAVAQKRFTEGIVLTGIK, encoded by the coding sequence ATGAGCGGCAGTGCGATGGATACGAATCCGAAGCTTAGCGGGGATCGCAAGAAAAGAATGACCCCGGGACAAATGTTCGCCTTCCTATTATTGATTGCCATTACGGTGACGATGCTGTTCCCGCTGGTGTTCATGGTGTCGACGGCATTGAAAACATCGAAGGAAATGCTTCAGTTTCCGCCAACCATTATTCCGCAGACGTTTGCTTGGGATAATTTCAAGACGCTGTTCACCGACAACGAGATCAAGTTCGGGATTTTATACAAGAACAGTCTCATCATTGCCGCATTCTCGGTGTTCGGCACGGTTCTGTCTTCCTCGCTGGTGGCCTACGGGTTTTCCCGATTCCGGGCCAGAGGCAAAAAGCTGATGTTCATGCTGATGATTTCGACGATGATGCTGCCTTATCCGGCCGTCATGATACCGCAATTTTTGCTCTTTTCCAAGCTGGGGTGGATGAATACGTTTTTGCCGCTCACCGTACCGACGTTTTTCGGTTCCGCTTATCAGATCTTTTTGCTGAGACAGTTTTTCATGTCGCTGCCGAATGAATTATATGATTCCGGTAAAATCGACGGCTGCGGCGAATTTCGGATGTTCTGGAACATCGCGCTGCCGCTGTCCGGCCCGGCCTTGGCTACCGTTGCCATCTTCACATTCATATGGACATGGAACGATCTGTTGGGCCCGGTCTTGTACTTGAGCTCGCAAGATAAATTCACTTTGCCGGTCGGTCTGGCGGCGATGATGTCGTCCAAGTTCCGAATTGCTCCTTACAACTTGTTGATGTGCGCATCGATAATGACCACCTTGCCGGTCGTCGCGATCTTCGCCGTCGCACAGAAGCGCTTCACAGAGGGGATTGTGCTGACAGGTATTAAGTAA
- a CDS encoding beta-glucosidase family protein has protein sequence MSRQVKDIIKEMTLEEKASLCSGLNMWQTKAVERVGIPSIVMTDGPHGLRKQANPADMSSKTVPATCFPSGAGLASSWDRELIEEVGAALGEECQAEDVQILLGPAVNIKRSPLCGRNFEYFSEDPYLSSEMGAHHVRGVQGQGVGTSVKHFAVNNQETLRNSINAVVDERSLHEIYLRSFEGPVMDGKAWTVMCAYNQVNGEFCSEHSQLLTDVLKEAWKHEGFVMTDWGAINERVKGLKAGLELEMPYAGPDHDQLIVDAVRSGELDEAVLDQAVERLLTVIFHAYDNKKPGFTYDKEAHHVLARRAAAECMVLLKNDGGLLPLDKKQSVAVIGAFAAQPRYQGGGSSHIVPTRMDTALEFMKETAEGEVAFAPGYRLEEDAIDEALIAEAAELAASVDIAVIFAGLPDAFESEGLDRTHLDMPASHCALIERVAAVQPNTVVVLSNGSPVAMPWLPKVKAVLEGYLGGQAAGSAAADVLYGDVNPSGKLAETFPVSLEQTPSYLNFPGGKKEVFYGEGIFVGYRYYETKKETPLFPFGHGLSYTTFAYEQIQIDKSSMKDTDTATVTVTVRNTGSRAGKEVVQLYVKHAGSSVVRPVKELKGFAKISLEAGEAAAVSFTLDKRSFAYFNTDIHDWFAESGTYEILVGPSSADTPLTAALDVHSTAVPFAKVTRTTRFHELLAIPATAQLAEQAMNDSLESVKQMGAMFAESMDDSGLAQLFEAVAEWKKYDGLRSLSGMMGSGMTEAELEQLIERLNEALGLK, from the coding sequence ATGAGTAGGCAAGTGAAAGACATCATAAAAGAAATGACACTGGAAGAAAAAGCAAGTCTGTGCTCGGGACTGAATATGTGGCAGACGAAGGCGGTCGAGCGGGTGGGCATCCCCTCCATCGTCATGACCGACGGCCCGCACGGGCTTCGCAAGCAAGCGAATCCGGCCGATATGTCGAGCAAGACCGTTCCGGCGACATGCTTTCCGAGCGGTGCCGGTCTCGCGTCCTCATGGGATCGGGAGCTTATCGAGGAAGTGGGGGCTGCCCTCGGGGAAGAATGCCAGGCGGAGGATGTTCAGATTCTGCTTGGCCCCGCGGTGAACATTAAGCGTTCTCCGCTGTGCGGCCGCAATTTCGAATATTTCTCGGAGGATCCGTATCTGTCTTCGGAAATGGGCGCCCATCATGTGCGTGGAGTGCAAGGGCAGGGTGTCGGCACTTCGGTCAAGCACTTCGCGGTCAACAATCAGGAAACGCTGCGCAATTCCATCAATGCGGTCGTCGACGAGCGGTCATTGCATGAAATCTACTTGCGCAGCTTCGAAGGTCCGGTTATGGACGGGAAGGCGTGGACCGTCATGTGCGCCTACAACCAGGTGAACGGCGAGTTCTGCTCCGAGCACTCGCAGCTGCTGACGGACGTGCTGAAGGAAGCTTGGAAGCATGAAGGCTTCGTGATGACGGACTGGGGCGCGATTAACGAACGGGTGAAGGGATTGAAGGCAGGGCTTGAGCTGGAAATGCCTTATGCCGGACCGGATCACGACCAATTGATCGTCGATGCGGTGCGATCGGGCGAGCTGGATGAAGCGGTCCTGGATCAGGCGGTGGAGCGTCTGCTAACTGTTATTTTCCATGCCTATGACAATAAGAAACCGGGCTTCACCTACGACAAGGAAGCGCATCATGTCTTGGCGCGGCGGGCGGCGGCGGAATGCATGGTCTTGCTTAAAAACGATGGCGGCCTCCTTCCGCTGGATAAAAAGCAATCCGTCGCGGTGATCGGCGCCTTCGCGGCGCAGCCTCGCTACCAGGGCGGCGGCAGCTCGCATATTGTGCCGACGCGGATGGACACCGCGCTCGAATTCATGAAGGAGACGGCGGAAGGGGAGGTCGCCTTCGCTCCCGGCTATCGGCTCGAGGAGGACGCGATCGATGAAGCTCTCATCGCGGAAGCGGCAGAGCTGGCCGCGAGCGTGGATATCGCCGTTATCTTTGCCGGTCTGCCGGATGCCTTCGAATCGGAGGGACTGGACCGGACCCATCTCGACATGCCGGCGTCGCATTGCGCTTTAATCGAGCGCGTAGCGGCCGTGCAGCCGAATACGGTTGTCGTCCTGTCCAACGGATCGCCGGTGGCGATGCCATGGCTGCCCAAGGTGAAGGCGGTGCTCGAGGGCTACTTGGGCGGGCAAGCGGCAGGCAGCGCGGCGGCGGACGTGCTCTACGGCGATGTCAATCCGAGCGGGAAGCTGGCGGAAACGTTCCCTGTCTCGCTGGAGCAAACGCCATCCTATCTTAACTTCCCGGGCGGGAAAAAAGAAGTATTTTACGGGGAAGGGATATTTGTCGGTTACCGCTACTATGAGACGAAGAAAGAAACGCCGCTGTTCCCGTTCGGGCACGGTCTCAGCTATACGACGTTCGCTTATGAACAAATTCAAATCGACAAGTCAAGCATGAAGGATACGGACACGGCTACCGTAACCGTTACGGTGCGCAATACGGGCAGCCGCGCAGGGAAGGAAGTCGTGCAGCTCTATGTGAAGCATGCCGGCAGCAGCGTGGTTAGACCGGTGAAGGAGCTGAAGGGATTTGCCAAGATCAGCCTGGAAGCCGGCGAAGCGGCAGCGGTCAGCTTCACTCTGGACAAACGCTCCTTTGCCTATTTTAATACCGATATTCACGACTGGTTCGCCGAGAGCGGAACCTATGAGATTCTGGTCGGCCCTTCCTCGGCGGATACGCCGCTGACGGCAGCGCTAGACGTTCATTCGACAGCGGTTCCGTTCGCGAAGGTGACCCGCACTACGCGCTTCCATGAGCTGCTGGCGATTCCGGCCACGGCTCAGCTCGCCGAGCAAGCGATGAACGACAGCTTGGAGAGCGTGAAGCAAATGGGGGCGATGTTCGCGGAGAGCATGGATGACAGCGGCCTGGCGCAGCTGTTCGAAGCCGTCGCGGAGTGGAAAAAATATGACGGGCTTCGCTCCTTGTCGGGCATGATGGGCAGCGGTATGACAGAAGCCGAGCTGGAGCAGCTGATTGAGCGGCTGAATGAAGCCTTGGGATTGAAGTAA